Proteins from one Streptomyces sp. NBC_00289 genomic window:
- a CDS encoding SRPBCC family protein, with protein MWSFSSEIETKASRKFAWDFWSNVENWVNVDPAIIEVRLEGTFSIGGQGVTVTKEGDPVRWEIVNVIKGSQAEIMFPVPRTKLLAKWVFSSSPTLPRGCKISQVLSLHGELAKDYEAAVSAGMEGGVPEGMERLRLAIDQEFDQACRNA; from the coding sequence GTGTGGTCATTCTCTAGTGAAATTGAAACCAAGGCGTCCCGCAAGTTCGCTTGGGACTTTTGGTCGAACGTCGAAAATTGGGTGAACGTAGATCCGGCGATTATTGAGGTCCGCCTGGAGGGTACTTTTTCCATTGGTGGTCAAGGCGTTACCGTGACCAAAGAAGGCGATCCCGTACGTTGGGAAATAGTGAACGTAATTAAGGGATCGCAGGCGGAAATAATGTTCCCAGTCCCCAGGACGAAACTTCTTGCCAAGTGGGTATTCTCCTCCTCGCCCACCTTGCCCAGAGGGTGTAAGATTTCTCAGGTTCTATCATTGCATGGGGAGTTGGCAAAAGATTACGAGGCGGCCGTTTCTGCAGGGATGGAAGGCGGCGTCCCGGAAGGGATGGAGCGGCTGCGTCTGGCGATAGATCAAGAATTCGATCAAGCCTGCCGAAACGCGTGA